The Glycine soja cultivar W05 chromosome 3, ASM419377v2, whole genome shotgun sequence genome window below encodes:
- the LOC114405736 gene encoding SKP1-like protein 21 isoform X3, whose amino-acid sequence MSEIDLAVIKPEMMKLYVWLQTSDDSIQQVEQEIAMFCPLICQEIIQKGMGSSKSCAICLPQQVSPAMLSLILDYCRFHQVPGRSNKERKSYDEKFVRIDTERLCELTSAADSLQLKPLVDLTSRALARIIEGKTPEEIRDIFHLPDDLTEEEKLEPLRNITADPRIRLLNRLYAKKRKELKERERLKLYIVLGLAAQFFCFFYQSCQTQNVEVEEEHVDERSVDDLLSFINGNDGDPKGVKTSKNKKKNRRKKEQQKSSSLKEESELNKKEVNGHDIRHQSSEAERISETLYLPYADDDTFSPKVEFDDGDIDDEIDPALKEKIDREVEDFARRLNSDWPERMQELLSSGKERETILFTTDGFLRRHAWSNCIVPYPVNL is encoded by the exons ATGTCAGAAATTGACTTGGCAGTTATTAAACCTGAG ATGATGAAGCTGTATGTCTGGCTTCAGACTTCAGATGATTCAATCCAACAAGTGGAACAAGAAATTGCAATGTTTTGCCCACTGATATGTCAAGAAATAATACAAAAAGGCATGGGATCTTCCAAGAGTTGTGCAATATGTCTTCCTCAACAAGTCAGTCCTGCCATGTTGAGCTTAATTCTTGACTATTGTCGGTTTCATCAAGTACCAGGCCGTTCAAACAAG gaaCGTAAATCTTATGATGAGAAATTTGTTAGGATAGACACAGAGAGGCTTTGTGAGTTGACATCTGCTGCAGACAGCCTTCAGTTAAAACCTTTGGTGGATCTTACCAGTCGTGCACTTGCTCGAATAATTGAAGGGAAAACACCGGAGGAGATACGTGATATATTTCATTTGCCTGATGATCTTACAGAG GAAGAAAAGTTGGAGCCCTTGAGAAATATAACGGCTGACCCAAGGATCAGACTTTTGAACCGTTTGTATgccaaaaagagaaaagaactaAAAGAGCGTGAAAGGTTAAAG TTATATATTGTTTTGGGTTTGGCCGCACAATTTTTTTGCTTCTTCTACCAAAGCTGTCAAACACAA AATGTTGAAGTTGAGGAAGAGCATGTTGATGAACGTTCAGTTGATGACCTTTTGTCTTTTATTAATGGAAATGATGGAG ATCCAAAGGGAGTTAAAAcatcaaagaataaaaagaagaacCGGAGGAAAAAAGAGCAACAGAAGAGCTCTTCTTTGAAGGAGGAATCTGAACTGAACAAAAAG GAGGTAAATGGTCATGATATCAGACACCAAAGTTCTGAAGCTGAGAGAATTAGCGAGACCTTGTATTTACCCTATGCAGATGATGACACATTTTCTCCTAAGGTTGAGTTTGATGATGGTGATATAGATGATGAGATCGATCCtgctttaaaggaaaaaattgacAG GGAAGTGGAAGATTTTGCCCGCAGATTAAATTCTGACTGGCCAGAAAGAATGCAAGAACTTTTATCTTCAGGGAAAGAACGGGAGACAATACTTTTTACTACAGATGGTTTTCTAAGGCGACATGCTT GGTCAAATTGTATAGTGCCATATCCTGTCAATTTATAA
- the LOC114405736 gene encoding SKP1-like protein 21 isoform X4: protein MSEIDLAVIKPEMMKLYVWLQTSDDSIQQVEQEIAMFCPLICQEIIQKGMGSSKSCAICLPQQVSPAMLSLILDYCRFHQVPGRSNKERKSYDEKFVRIDTERLCELTSAADSLQLKPLVDLTSRALARIIEGKTPEEIRDIFHLPDDLTEEEKLEPLRNITADPRIRLLNRLYAKKRKELKERERLKNVEVEEEHVDERSVDDLLSFINGNDGDPKGVKTSKNKKKNRRKKEQQKSSSLKEESELNKKEVNGHDIRHQSSEAERISETLYLPYADDDTFSPKVEFDDGDIDDEIDPALKEKIDREVEDFARRLNSDWPERMQELLSSGKERETILFTTDGFLRRHAWSNCIVPYPVNL, encoded by the exons ATGTCAGAAATTGACTTGGCAGTTATTAAACCTGAG ATGATGAAGCTGTATGTCTGGCTTCAGACTTCAGATGATTCAATCCAACAAGTGGAACAAGAAATTGCAATGTTTTGCCCACTGATATGTCAAGAAATAATACAAAAAGGCATGGGATCTTCCAAGAGTTGTGCAATATGTCTTCCTCAACAAGTCAGTCCTGCCATGTTGAGCTTAATTCTTGACTATTGTCGGTTTCATCAAGTACCAGGCCGTTCAAACAAG gaaCGTAAATCTTATGATGAGAAATTTGTTAGGATAGACACAGAGAGGCTTTGTGAGTTGACATCTGCTGCAGACAGCCTTCAGTTAAAACCTTTGGTGGATCTTACCAGTCGTGCACTTGCTCGAATAATTGAAGGGAAAACACCGGAGGAGATACGTGATATATTTCATTTGCCTGATGATCTTACAGAG GAAGAAAAGTTGGAGCCCTTGAGAAATATAACGGCTGACCCAAGGATCAGACTTTTGAACCGTTTGTATgccaaaaagagaaaagaactaAAAGAGCGTGAAAGGTTAAAG AATGTTGAAGTTGAGGAAGAGCATGTTGATGAACGTTCAGTTGATGACCTTTTGTCTTTTATTAATGGAAATGATGGAG ATCCAAAGGGAGTTAAAAcatcaaagaataaaaagaagaacCGGAGGAAAAAAGAGCAACAGAAGAGCTCTTCTTTGAAGGAGGAATCTGAACTGAACAAAAAG GAGGTAAATGGTCATGATATCAGACACCAAAGTTCTGAAGCTGAGAGAATTAGCGAGACCTTGTATTTACCCTATGCAGATGATGACACATTTTCTCCTAAGGTTGAGTTTGATGATGGTGATATAGATGATGAGATCGATCCtgctttaaaggaaaaaattgacAG GGAAGTGGAAGATTTTGCCCGCAGATTAAATTCTGACTGGCCAGAAAGAATGCAAGAACTTTTATCTTCAGGGAAAGAACGGGAGACAATACTTTTTACTACAGATGGTTTTCTAAGGCGACATGCTT GGTCAAATTGTATAGTGCCATATCCTGTCAATTTATAA
- the LOC114405736 gene encoding SKP1-like protein 21 isoform X1, with product MSEIDLAVIKPEMMKLYVWLQTSDDSIQQVEQEIAMFCPLICQEIIQKGMGSSKSCAICLPQQVSPAMLSLILDYCRFHQVPGRSNKERKSYDEKFVRIDTERLCELTSAADSLQLKPLVDLTSRALARIIEGKTPEEIRDIFHLPDDLTEEEKLEPLRNITADPRIRLLNRLYAKKRKELKERERLKLYIVLGLAAQFFCFFYQSCQTQVSISSVASIPKMHHQPLTKLNVEVEEEHVDERSVDDLLSFINGNDGDPKGVKTSKNKKKNRRKKEQQKSSSLKEESELNKKEVNGHDIRHQSSEAERISETLYLPYADDDTFSPKVEFDDGDIDDEIDPALKEKIDREVEDFARRLNSDWPERMQELLSSGKERETILFTTDGFLRRHAWSNCIVPYPVNL from the exons ATGTCAGAAATTGACTTGGCAGTTATTAAACCTGAG ATGATGAAGCTGTATGTCTGGCTTCAGACTTCAGATGATTCAATCCAACAAGTGGAACAAGAAATTGCAATGTTTTGCCCACTGATATGTCAAGAAATAATACAAAAAGGCATGGGATCTTCCAAGAGTTGTGCAATATGTCTTCCTCAACAAGTCAGTCCTGCCATGTTGAGCTTAATTCTTGACTATTGTCGGTTTCATCAAGTACCAGGCCGTTCAAACAAG gaaCGTAAATCTTATGATGAGAAATTTGTTAGGATAGACACAGAGAGGCTTTGTGAGTTGACATCTGCTGCAGACAGCCTTCAGTTAAAACCTTTGGTGGATCTTACCAGTCGTGCACTTGCTCGAATAATTGAAGGGAAAACACCGGAGGAGATACGTGATATATTTCATTTGCCTGATGATCTTACAGAG GAAGAAAAGTTGGAGCCCTTGAGAAATATAACGGCTGACCCAAGGATCAGACTTTTGAACCGTTTGTATgccaaaaagagaaaagaactaAAAGAGCGTGAAAGGTTAAAG TTATATATTGTTTTGGGTTTGGCCGCACAATTTTTTTGCTTCTTCTACCAAAGCTGTCAAACACAAGTAAGCATCTCATCCGTTGCTTCTATTCCAAAGATGCACCACCAACCATTGACAAAACTG AATGTTGAAGTTGAGGAAGAGCATGTTGATGAACGTTCAGTTGATGACCTTTTGTCTTTTATTAATGGAAATGATGGAG ATCCAAAGGGAGTTAAAAcatcaaagaataaaaagaagaacCGGAGGAAAAAAGAGCAACAGAAGAGCTCTTCTTTGAAGGAGGAATCTGAACTGAACAAAAAG GAGGTAAATGGTCATGATATCAGACACCAAAGTTCTGAAGCTGAGAGAATTAGCGAGACCTTGTATTTACCCTATGCAGATGATGACACATTTTCTCCTAAGGTTGAGTTTGATGATGGTGATATAGATGATGAGATCGATCCtgctttaaaggaaaaaattgacAG GGAAGTGGAAGATTTTGCCCGCAGATTAAATTCTGACTGGCCAGAAAGAATGCAAGAACTTTTATCTTCAGGGAAAGAACGGGAGACAATACTTTTTACTACAGATGGTTTTCTAAGGCGACATGCTT GGTCAAATTGTATAGTGCCATATCCTGTCAATTTATAA
- the LOC114405736 gene encoding SKP1-like protein 21 isoform X2 has protein sequence MSEIDLAVIKPEMMKLYVWLQTSDDSIQQVEQEIAMFCPLICQEIIQKGMGSSKSCAICLPQQVSPAMLSLILDYCRFHQVPGRSNKERKSYDEKFVRIDTERLCELTSAADSLQLKPLVDLTSRALARIIEGKTPEEIRDIFHLPDDLTEEEKLEPLRNITADPRIRLLNRLYAKKRKELKERERLKLYIVLGLAAQFFCFFYQSCQTQVSISSVASIPKMHHQPLTKLNVEVEEEHVDERSVDDLLSFINGNDGDPKGVKTSKNKKKNRRKKEQQKSSSLKEESELNKKEVNGHDIRHQSSEAERISETLYLPYADDDTFSPKVEFDDGDIDDEIDPALKEKIDREVEDFARRLNSDWPERMQELLSSGKERETILFTTDGFLRRHA, from the exons ATGTCAGAAATTGACTTGGCAGTTATTAAACCTGAG ATGATGAAGCTGTATGTCTGGCTTCAGACTTCAGATGATTCAATCCAACAAGTGGAACAAGAAATTGCAATGTTTTGCCCACTGATATGTCAAGAAATAATACAAAAAGGCATGGGATCTTCCAAGAGTTGTGCAATATGTCTTCCTCAACAAGTCAGTCCTGCCATGTTGAGCTTAATTCTTGACTATTGTCGGTTTCATCAAGTACCAGGCCGTTCAAACAAG gaaCGTAAATCTTATGATGAGAAATTTGTTAGGATAGACACAGAGAGGCTTTGTGAGTTGACATCTGCTGCAGACAGCCTTCAGTTAAAACCTTTGGTGGATCTTACCAGTCGTGCACTTGCTCGAATAATTGAAGGGAAAACACCGGAGGAGATACGTGATATATTTCATTTGCCTGATGATCTTACAGAG GAAGAAAAGTTGGAGCCCTTGAGAAATATAACGGCTGACCCAAGGATCAGACTTTTGAACCGTTTGTATgccaaaaagagaaaagaactaAAAGAGCGTGAAAGGTTAAAG TTATATATTGTTTTGGGTTTGGCCGCACAATTTTTTTGCTTCTTCTACCAAAGCTGTCAAACACAAGTAAGCATCTCATCCGTTGCTTCTATTCCAAAGATGCACCACCAACCATTGACAAAACTG AATGTTGAAGTTGAGGAAGAGCATGTTGATGAACGTTCAGTTGATGACCTTTTGTCTTTTATTAATGGAAATGATGGAG ATCCAAAGGGAGTTAAAAcatcaaagaataaaaagaagaacCGGAGGAAAAAAGAGCAACAGAAGAGCTCTTCTTTGAAGGAGGAATCTGAACTGAACAAAAAG GAGGTAAATGGTCATGATATCAGACACCAAAGTTCTGAAGCTGAGAGAATTAGCGAGACCTTGTATTTACCCTATGCAGATGATGACACATTTTCTCCTAAGGTTGAGTTTGATGATGGTGATATAGATGATGAGATCGATCCtgctttaaaggaaaaaattgacAG GGAAGTGGAAGATTTTGCCCGCAGATTAAATTCTGACTGGCCAGAAAGAATGCAAGAACTTTTATCTTCAGGGAAAGAACGGGAGACAATACTTTTTACTACAGATGGTTTTCTAAGGCGACATGCTT GA
- the LOC114405737 gene encoding signal peptide peptidase-like 4, translating to MVSLGAIYSVIYVFLFGAVTLVLGGDIVHHDDVAPRRPGCENNFVLVKVPTWIDGVENSEYVGVGARFGPTLESKEKRANLSRVVMADPPDCCTKPKNMLTNEIILVHRGKCSFTTKANIADEAGASAILIINYRTELFKMVCEENETDVDIGIPAVMLPQDAGLTLERHIENKSNVSIQLYSPLRPLVDVAEVFLWLMAVGTILIASYWSAWSAREAAIEQEKLLKDASEDYVNTENVGSSGYVEISTVAAILFVVIASCFLVMLYKLMSFWFVEVLVVLFCIGGIEGLQTCLVALLSCFRWFQQPAQTFVKIPFFGAVSYLTVAVTPFCIVFAVVWAVYRHASFAWIGQDILGITLIITVLQIVRIPNLKVGTVLLSCAFLYDIFWVFVSKRWFHESVMIVVARGDKSGEDGIPMLLKIPRLFDPWGGYSIIGFGDIILPGLIVAFSLRYDWLAKKNLRAGYFLWAMTAYGLGLLITYVALNLMDGHGQPALLYIVPFTLGTFLSLGKKRGELKILWTRGEPERHCPHIQEDNQSIDSHH from the exons ATGGTTTCACTTGGAGCTATATATAGTGTGATCTATGTGTTCCTGTTTGGAGCTGTTACTTTGGTTTTGGGTGGGGATATAGTTCACCATGATGATGTTGCCCCAAGAAGACCTGGTTGTGAGAACAACTTTGTTTTG GTAAAAGTCCCCACTTGGATTGATGGTGTGGAAAACAGTGAGTATGTTGGTGTTGGTGCAAGATTTGGCCCTACATTGGAATCAAAAGAAAAACGGGCCAATCTTTCTAGAGTTGTCATGGCTGATCCTCCTGATTGTTGTACAAAGCCTAAGAATATG CTCACCAACGAGATCATTTTGGTGCACCGAGGAAAATGTAGTTTCACAACCAAGGCAAATATAGCTGATGAAGCTGGTGCTTCAGCCATCCTCATTATAAACTACCGTACAG AACTTTTCAAGATGGtttgtgaagaaaatgaaaCTGATGTTGATATTGGAATACCTGCTGTCATGCTTCCACAAGATGCTGGATTGACCTTGGAAAGGCATATAGAAAATAAATCCAATG TGTCAATCCAGTTATACTCTCCACTGCGTCCATTGGTTGATGTTGCGGAAGTGTTTTTGTGGCTTATGGCTGTTGGTACCATTTTAATTGCTTCTTATTGGTCTGCCTGGAGTGCTAGAGAAGCAGCAATTGAGCAAGAGAAGCTTTTAAAG GATGCTTCAGAGGACTACGTTAATACAGAAAATGTTGGCTCCAGTGGTTATGTGGAAATCAGTACTGTAGCAGCAATTTTATTTGTTGTGATTGCTTCTTGCTTCTTGGTTATGCTGTATAAATTAATGTCATTCTGGTTTGTTGAAGTTCTGGTGGTTCTCTTTTGCATTGGTGGGATAGAG GGTCTACAAACTTGTTTGGTGGCTCTGTTATCATG TTTCAGATGGTTTCAACAACCTGCTCAAACATTTGTGAAGATACCCTTCTTTGGAGCTGTCTCATATCTGACAGTTGCTGTTACTCCATTCTGCATAGTGTTTGCTGTGGTTTGGGCAGTTTATCGCCATGCATCGTTTGCTTGGATTGGTCAGGATATCCTT GGTATCACATTGATAATTACAGTTCTTCAGATTGTTCGCATACCAAATCTCAAG GTTGGAACTGTTCTTCTCAGTTGTGCCTTCCTATATGACATTTTTTGGGTGTTTGTCTCTAAACGGTGGTTCCATGAGAGTGTGATGATAGTG GTAGCTCGAGGTGATAAGAGTGGAGAAGATGGTATCCCCATGCTTCTCAAGATACCACGTCTATTTGATCCTTGGGGTGGTTACAGTATCATcggatttggggacataatctTACCAGGACTTATAGTGGCATTTTCACTAAG GTATGATTGGTTGGCAAAGAAGAACCTTCGGGCTGGATACTTCTTGTGGGCAATGACTGCCTACGGTTTAG GTCTCCTCATCACATATGTGGCTTTGAACTTGATGGATGGGCATGGTCAGCCAGCTTTGCTTTATATAGTCCCATTTACACTTG GCACCTTTTTGTCATTGGGAAAAAAGAGAGGGGAGCTCAAGATTTTATGGACAAGAGGGGAACCAGAAAGGCATTGCCCTCATATCCAAGAGGATAACCAATCAATTGACAGCCACCATTAA